In a single window of the Pseudodesulfovibrio profundus genome:
- a CDS encoding N-acetylmuramoyl-L-alanine amidase codes for MKSLPIIARCNTTILVLLTLVFFLGWTGESMAQNAKSYFIIGHSEFHSLLKDKKKRKYRSNWEKIEKRFVRSLKQDPNGPYAPKALYYIARVNEELGNQSGLKSDFRRAVDYYGRVISRYPRHGWTDDCLFHRANIYSKRLREYNNARRDLAKIIVDYPRADMRSKAKSRLKALGKYNQFIAEAKQKSTGGDTRKAIARQVEKKQPPKVKRTSAKDPSGLAHLDMVRYRSSDNYTRVVLELDSRVKYRYQVLDPNPKVNRPHRLYIDLNGARLGHDVTPATTVSDGILRSIRTGQYDKDTTRVVLDFLAMQEYKVFPLENPYRIVIDVYSPDPATVTAAKAAAASTPANSKYRPPKASKSHAGELLEQLGLTVRTVMIDPGHGGKDPGAVANGLREKDINLRFAKMLGQKLKAKGFNVHYTRTTDVFIPLEQRTAMANVKKADLFISVHCNANRSSRVHGLETYSLNLAKSKDAVRIAARENAVDPRSISDLQFILTDLMVNSKIKESRDLANDVQSSTISRVSKRWQLKSMGTREAPFYVLMGAKMPSVLVELGYITNKTEAGRLKSDKYLDYLALGLTEGIMAYKSKIERYAMK; via the coding sequence ATGAAATCATTGCCTATCATTGCACGCTGCAATACAACTATCCTGGTATTACTCACGCTGGTCTTCTTTCTGGGCTGGACGGGCGAAAGTATGGCCCAGAACGCCAAATCCTATTTTATTATAGGGCATTCCGAGTTCCATTCCCTCCTCAAAGACAAGAAAAAACGTAAATACCGCTCCAATTGGGAAAAAATCGAAAAACGATTTGTTCGCAGTCTGAAACAGGACCCGAACGGACCCTACGCTCCCAAAGCTCTCTACTACATTGCCCGCGTCAATGAAGAACTGGGCAACCAGAGCGGACTCAAATCCGACTTTCGCCGCGCTGTGGATTACTACGGGCGCGTCATCAGTCGTTACCCTCGTCACGGCTGGACCGACGATTGCCTGTTTCACAGGGCAAACATCTATTCCAAACGACTCCGTGAATACAACAACGCCCGCCGGGATCTTGCCAAGATCATTGTCGACTACCCTCGGGCGGACATGCGATCCAAGGCCAAGTCCCGGTTGAAGGCACTGGGGAAATACAATCAGTTCATCGCGGAAGCCAAACAGAAGAGCACTGGGGGCGACACACGCAAAGCCATTGCTCGTCAGGTGGAAAAGAAGCAACCGCCCAAGGTGAAACGCACCTCGGCCAAAGACCCATCCGGCCTTGCCCACCTGGACATGGTCCGCTACCGCTCCAGCGACAACTACACCCGTGTGGTGCTGGAACTTGATAGCCGTGTAAAGTACCGGTATCAGGTTCTGGACCCCAACCCCAAAGTCAATCGCCCCCATCGCTTGTATATCGACCTGAACGGTGCGCGCCTCGGTCACGACGTGACCCCCGCCACCACGGTTTCAGACGGTATCCTCCGGTCCATCCGAACCGGACAATACGACAAGGACACCACCCGCGTGGTCCTCGATTTTCTGGCAATGCAGGAGTACAAGGTTTTCCCCCTGGAAAACCCCTACCGCATCGTCATCGATGTCTATTCTCCTGATCCGGCCACGGTGACCGCAGCCAAAGCGGCTGCCGCAAGCACACCGGCAAACAGCAAGTACCGCCCGCCCAAAGCGAGCAAATCCCACGCAGGAGAACTGCTTGAGCAGCTCGGACTGACCGTACGAACGGTCATGATCGATCCCGGCCATGGAGGCAAAGACCCCGGCGCTGTGGCCAACGGCCTGCGAGAAAAGGATATCAACCTGCGGTTTGCCAAGATGCTCGGCCAGAAACTCAAAGCCAAAGGATTCAACGTCCATTACACCCGAACCACAGACGTTTTCATCCCGCTTGAGCAACGAACGGCCATGGCCAATGTCAAAAAAGCCGACCTTTTCATCTCCGTTCACTGCAACGCAAACCGGAGCAGCCGTGTACACGGACTGGAAACCTACAGCCTGAACCTGGCGAAATCCAAGGATGCCGTTCGCATCGCGGCTCGGGAAAACGCCGTTGACCCGCGCTCTATTTCCGACCTGCAATTCATCCTGACCGACCTGATGGTCAACTCCAAGATCAAGGAAAGCAGGGACCTGGCAAATGATGTCCAGTCCAGCACGATCTCGCGCGTCAGCAAGCGTTGGCAACTCAAAAGCATGGGAACCCGCGAAGCACCGTTTTACGTGCTGATGGGAGCCAAGATGCCTTCCGTTCTCGTCGAGCTTGGCTACATCACCAACAAGACCGAAGCCGGCCGACTGAAGAGCGACAAATACCTGGATTACCTTGCCCTCGGTCTGACTGAAGGCATCATGGCCTACAAGAGCAAAATCGAACGCTACGCAATGAAGTAG
- a CDS encoding chemotaxis protein CheD, producing the protein MHQIVVNISDMKMSTKPEDVIVTYSLGSCLGVTAYDPKAGVGGMVHCLLPSAAAAREKAKMNPYMFVSTGVASMVRCLIEAGAERKRLIFKAAGCANMRNDTLFSTGKRNFEALQTLLDKNNVQLTSYEVGGTIPRTLFLYMDTGRVVVRSFGEETEL; encoded by the coding sequence ATGCATCAAATAGTTGTCAATATATCGGATATGAAGATGTCCACCAAGCCCGAAGACGTCATAGTGACGTACTCGCTTGGTTCCTGCCTGGGAGTGACGGCATATGATCCGAAAGCAGGGGTCGGCGGCATGGTCCACTGCCTGTTGCCATCGGCTGCTGCTGCCAGGGAAAAGGCCAAGATGAACCCGTACATGTTCGTCAGTACCGGCGTGGCTTCCATGGTCCGCTGTCTTATTGAGGCGGGAGCAGAAAGAAAGCGGTTGATATTCAAGGCCGCAGGCTGCGCCAACATGCGAAACGACACTCTTTTCAGCACAGGTAAACGTAACTTTGAAGCGTTGCAGACGCTGCTGGACAAAAACAACGTACAACTCACATCGTACGAAGTTGGGGGAACCATCCCGCGAACCCTGTTTCTTTATATGGATACAGGGCGTGTGGTGGTCCGCTCTTTTGGGGAGGAGACGGAATTATGA
- a CDS encoding helix-turn-helix domain-containing protein, translating to MKDSVLKTMKEAGKPVRPGDVAKALGVESKDVSKAIKALREEGKVISPKRCYYEPA from the coding sequence ATGAAAGATAGTGTTCTTAAAACGATGAAAGAAGCAGGTAAACCTGTCCGCCCCGGTGATGTAGCCAAAGCACTTGGCGTAGAGAGCAAGGACGTGTCCAAAGCGATCAAGGCACTGAGGGAAGAGGGTAAAGTCATCTCCCCCAAGCGGTGCTATTACGAACCGGCATAA
- a CDS encoding HDOD domain-containing protein, translating into MTIRNDILDKLSHVVAIPSCAHKAAAMLDDPDADFDELARLIEFDPGLTANLLKVVNASFFSSKRPILTATEAIGKLGDTQMLQFVISTGVAPTFVQKVEGYDLSPLDHLQHSVTVALLSQELGNVLGIDYPDYTFTAGLLAGIGKIVLGHYVAVNVQPMLDLASRKGLSFDQAEDEVLGINHAEVAGILLDSWGLPKPLVDVVRHHLRPDEFEGRDVALDLVHFGNVMAKMVGVGLGVDGLNYIPSQKVAERLGLGPEHLDLTSANVVFELQSVRDIYMECVL; encoded by the coding sequence ATGACCATCCGTAATGATATACTGGATAAACTGTCACACGTTGTGGCCATCCCGTCTTGTGCTCACAAGGCAGCGGCCATGCTGGACGATCCTGATGCCGATTTTGATGAGTTGGCCCGGTTGATCGAATTCGATCCGGGGCTGACAGCCAACTTGCTCAAGGTGGTCAATGCGTCATTTTTCAGCTCGAAACGGCCCATACTCACGGCCACCGAGGCCATTGGCAAGCTGGGCGATACGCAGATGCTGCAATTCGTCATTTCCACAGGTGTTGCTCCCACCTTTGTCCAGAAAGTGGAAGGGTACGATCTATCTCCTCTCGACCACTTGCAGCATTCGGTCACCGTGGCGCTGCTCTCGCAGGAGCTGGGCAATGTGCTGGGCATTGATTACCCCGACTATACCTTTACGGCCGGACTGCTTGCCGGCATCGGCAAAATCGTTCTCGGTCATTATGTGGCCGTCAATGTCCAGCCAATGCTTGATCTGGCAAGCCGCAAGGGGTTGAGTTTCGATCAGGCCGAAGACGAAGTGCTCGGCATCAATCATGCCGAGGTCGCCGGGATACTCCTTGATTCATGGGGCTTGCCCAAGCCTTTGGTGGATGTGGTCCGTCACCATCTGCGCCCGGATGAATTCGAGGGCCGGGACGTTGCTCTTGATCTGGTCCACTTCGGCAATGTCATGGCCAAGATGGTCGGTGTGGGACTTGGCGTCGATGGATTGAACTACATTCCCTCGCAAAAGGTGGCGGAACGCCTCGGCCTGGGGCCGGAACACCTTGATTTGACTTCTGCCAACGTGGTTTTTGAACTGCAAAGTGTCCGGGACATCTATATGGAATGTGTCCTGTAG
- a CDS encoding ATP-binding protein, translating to MPEHSDSTESLRAEIRDLQKTMDSLRSAKDSLQHELSELKNLGEYSLALYSVKDFGVYRLQVAPDQLHNARVVMASDSICDLVGIEDKMDFDSYFKNVHPDDLEELVQNSNTQCYAEEINFGATFRLLHPIKGLRWLHVRAWGAICQQAGHCAYSNGIVFDITEQKQAEHELAQINRELENHVEERTAALAKACIEAEDANVAKSEFLTNMSHEIRTPINVMLGIGQVLQETNLTSIQQQCVNLLETSGLRLLDLISDIIDISKIETGIIKLEYKPYDLHQTVMDVGRMMRVEAEQKSLNFNINLPPDMPGQVFGDARRLRQILINLLANAIKYTPEGEVSLRIAKRYEHDNTVHMDFIIQDTGVGIDKEDQQNIFERFVQADASTSRVGQGSGLGLTIANSLARLMGGSIELESDLGKGSTFMLRLPMTVHSGHDIKPSQAEPSINPTYEAYVPATEPVIEPDKLPPLDVLIVEDDESNRMLMQLFLEDTPLSLTFANNGREALAAVEEQRYDAIIMDMQMPLMDGYETTPRIRDLERTNEWPPMKIISLTANSMIGEKARCLASGCDEYMTKPVRRSDLYTMLSTVVSNQS from the coding sequence ATGCCTGAACATTCCGACTCCACAGAATCACTTCGCGCCGAGATACGGGATCTGCAAAAAACCATGGACTCCCTCCGGAGCGCCAAAGACAGTCTTCAGCACGAGCTGTCGGAACTGAAGAATCTGGGCGAGTACTCGCTGGCGCTCTATTCTGTGAAGGATTTCGGTGTGTATCGATTGCAGGTGGCACCCGACCAGTTGCACAATGCCCGTGTTGTCATGGCCAGCGATTCCATATGCGATCTGGTGGGCATTGAAGACAAGATGGACTTTGACAGTTACTTCAAGAACGTACACCCCGACGATCTGGAAGAGCTGGTTCAGAACAGCAATACCCAATGCTACGCCGAAGAGATCAACTTCGGTGCCACCTTCCGCCTGCTGCATCCCATCAAGGGGCTGCGCTGGCTGCATGTTCGAGCCTGGGGGGCAATCTGCCAGCAGGCGGGACACTGCGCCTACTCAAACGGCATCGTTTTCGACATCACCGAACAGAAACAGGCGGAACACGAACTGGCCCAGATCAACAGGGAACTGGAAAACCATGTGGAAGAACGAACGGCAGCCCTGGCCAAGGCGTGTATCGAAGCAGAAGACGCAAACGTGGCAAAATCCGAATTTCTGACCAACATGAGCCACGAAATCCGCACGCCGATCAATGTCATGCTCGGCATCGGTCAGGTCCTGCAGGAAACCAACCTGACGAGCATACAGCAGCAGTGCGTCAACCTGCTGGAGACTTCGGGCCTGCGCCTGCTTGATCTCATAAGCGACATTATCGATATCTCCAAAATAGAAACAGGCATCATCAAGCTTGAGTATAAACCGTATGATCTCCACCAGACCGTAATGGATGTCGGCCGCATGATGCGTGTGGAAGCAGAGCAAAAAAGCCTGAACTTCAACATCAACCTGCCACCGGACATGCCAGGACAGGTTTTCGGCGACGCCAGGCGGTTGCGGCAGATACTCATCAACCTGCTGGCCAACGCCATCAAATACACGCCTGAAGGCGAGGTCTCCTTGCGGATTGCCAAACGGTACGAACACGACAATACCGTGCACATGGATTTCATCATTCAGGATACGGGAGTCGGAATCGACAAAGAGGATCAGCAGAACATTTTCGAGCGATTCGTGCAGGCGGACGCTTCTACTTCCCGCGTCGGACAGGGGAGCGGTCTTGGACTGACCATAGCCAACAGTCTGGCCCGGCTGATGGGCGGCAGCATTGAGCTTGAAAGTGACCTGGGCAAAGGGTCGACCTTCATGCTGCGGCTCCCCATGACCGTCCACAGTGGACATGACATCAAACCATCTCAGGCAGAGCCGTCCATTAATCCGACATACGAAGCGTATGTTCCGGCTACAGAGCCAGTCATCGAGCCTGACAAGCTTCCGCCACTCGACGTCCTTATCGTTGAAGACGACGAAAGCAACCGCATGCTGATGCAGTTGTTCCTCGAAGACACGCCCCTGTCGCTCACTTTTGCCAACAATGGGCGCGAAGCCTTGGCCGCTGTTGAGGAACAGCGATACGATGCAATCATCATGGACATGCAGATGCCGCTGATGGACGGATATGAGACCACACCCCGTATCCGCGACCTGGAGCGCACCAACGAATGGCCCCCCATGAAGATCATCTCGCTGACCGCCAATTCCATGATTGGAGAAAAGGCCCGATGCCTTGCCAGCGGCTGTGACGAGTACATGACCAAACCGGTCCGCAGAAGTGACCTCTATACCATGCTGTCCACAGTCGTCAGCAATCAGTCCTGA
- a CDS encoding metallophosphoesterase family protein — translation MMKRIDAPTAILTDIHGNTLALEAVLKDASDRGIQQCLNLGDIFYGPLDPKGTWDILRSHPMPTILGNQDRILLEAGPDASSHILAVRDAIGEEGLHWLGSLPTTLALGNAFLCHGTPHDDTAYLLEDVSSGSPQRRPCTDIDQDLQDVPTECSLILTGHSHFPGQARCSDRTIVNPGSVGLPAYADDTPPHAMAAGSPHARYCIVSPAEREWHIEWIDVAYDWEAAAAQARQNGREDWAEWLKTGTAQS, via the coding sequence ATGATGAAAAGAATAGACGCTCCAACAGCCATACTGACCGACATCCACGGCAACACCCTTGCGCTCGAAGCCGTGCTCAAGGACGCCTCGGATCGCGGTATTCAGCAATGCCTGAACCTTGGCGATATCTTTTACGGCCCCCTTGACCCCAAGGGGACATGGGACATCCTGCGCTCGCACCCCATGCCGACCATTCTCGGCAATCAGGATCGCATTCTGCTGGAAGCCGGTCCGGATGCCAGCAGTCATATTCTTGCCGTCCGTGATGCCATCGGAGAAGAAGGCCTCCACTGGCTTGGTTCTCTTCCGACCACCCTGGCACTGGGCAACGCCTTCCTTTGCCACGGCACCCCGCACGACGACACAGCCTATCTGTTGGAAGATGTATCCTCCGGTTCACCACAACGCCGCCCATGCACGGACATCGACCAGGACCTGCAGGACGTTCCGACGGAATGTTCCCTCATTCTCACCGGCCACAGCCACTTTCCGGGACAGGCTCGATGCAGCGACAGGACCATCGTCAATCCAGGCAGTGTTGGTCTGCCGGCCTATGCGGACGACACACCACCCCACGCCATGGCAGCCGGTTCGCCCCACGCACGATATTGCATTGTCTCGCCCGCTGAAAGGGAGTGGCATATTGAATGGATTGATGTGGCTTATGACTGGGAGGCGGCAGCGGCGCAGGCTCGACAAAACGGGCGTGAAGACTGGGCCGAGTGGCTCAAGACAGGTACCGCTCAATCGTGA
- a CDS encoding PP2C family protein-serine/threonine phosphatase, giving the protein MPTNEQPSYEALLAEIARLRRDRDKQAQDLHDFKQQARQGAAECLNEVEQLRQARETMGLANLIVENSPAILFRREATEEAKLVYVSDNIRQWGYTPEQFISQELSFADIVEKDDQERLSQEIDDYRDKDAGGYAQEYRIRTADGDVRWISDETSVLRDEEGNRLYNQGVLMDITDRKKADQALAASEFKFRRIIETAGEGYFLLNDEMRIVEVNEAYCRMTGYTAEELLGKNPMDLATPAYRRFLLSNMDSLLKKDYRRFEGSIHHKDGHVIPILVNANTLRDRDGNVLGNVAFIADITEQKKAVMLAGEVQKSLLPDTPPRIPGLDMAGASLASEIAGGDYFDYLEGFDREQPSVAVAVGDISGHGVDAALLMTTARAFLRMRAAQPGTPAQIVTEMNRHLSDDLDGSGRFMTLFYLKLDPSENLAHWVRAGHDPAMIYCPVHDAFTELGGEETGLPLGVTRESQYSEEMNELHPGQIIAIGTDGIWETRNPDGEMFGKNRFKAIVRKHAHGTAQEILDAVFEAVQLYSGFARPDDDITLVVIKYGFESL; this is encoded by the coding sequence ATGCCCACAAACGAACAGCCGTCATATGAAGCCCTTCTGGCCGAAATCGCTCGACTACGAAGAGACAGGGACAAGCAGGCGCAGGATCTTCACGATTTCAAGCAACAGGCCCGGCAAGGTGCCGCTGAATGCCTGAATGAAGTGGAACAATTGCGTCAGGCTCGCGAGACCATGGGGCTTGCCAATCTCATCGTGGAGAATTCACCCGCCATACTGTTTCGCCGGGAAGCGACCGAAGAAGCCAAGCTCGTGTATGTTTCTGACAACATTCGGCAATGGGGCTATACGCCTGAACAGTTCATCAGTCAGGAGCTTTCGTTTGCCGATATCGTTGAAAAGGACGACCAGGAACGACTTTCTCAGGAGATAGACGACTACCGCGACAAGGACGCCGGGGGATACGCTCAGGAGTACCGCATCCGAACCGCTGACGGCGATGTCCGCTGGATATCGGATGAAACATCGGTGTTGCGCGATGAAGAGGGCAACCGCCTGTACAATCAGGGTGTTCTCATGGATATCACCGACAGGAAGAAGGCGGATCAAGCCCTGGCTGCCAGTGAGTTCAAGTTCCGTCGCATCATTGAAACCGCAGGTGAAGGCTATTTTCTGCTTAATGACGAAATGCGGATCGTGGAAGTCAACGAAGCATATTGCCGCATGACCGGCTATACAGCGGAGGAATTGCTCGGCAAGAATCCCATGGACCTGGCAACGCCAGCCTACCGACGTTTCCTTCTTTCCAACATGGATAGCCTGCTCAAGAAGGATTATCGCCGATTCGAAGGGTCCATCCATCACAAGGATGGGCATGTCATCCCCATTCTGGTCAATGCCAACACTCTGCGGGATCGTGACGGAAACGTCCTCGGCAACGTGGCTTTCATTGCCGATATTACCGAGCAGAAGAAGGCGGTGATGCTGGCCGGAGAGGTCCAGAAGAGCCTCCTACCCGACACGCCCCCCCGAATCCCGGGGCTGGACATGGCAGGCGCTTCCCTGGCGAGTGAAATCGCCGGCGGTGATTATTTCGATTACCTTGAAGGATTCGATAGGGAGCAGCCCTCTGTTGCCGTGGCCGTAGGCGACATTTCCGGACACGGCGTGGACGCGGCCCTGCTCATGACCACGGCCAGAGCATTTTTGCGGATGCGTGCGGCGCAACCCGGAACGCCCGCACAAATTGTCACCGAGATGAACCGCCACCTCTCCGATGATCTGGATGGGTCCGGGCGATTCATGACCCTTTTCTACCTCAAGCTCGACCCGAGCGAGAATTTGGCGCACTGGGTTCGGGCAGGCCATGACCCGGCCATGATTTATTGTCCGGTGCACGATGCATTCACGGAACTGGGCGGCGAAGAGACCGGTCTTCCTCTCGGGGTAACTCGGGAGTCCCAGTACTCTGAGGAAATGAACGAACTGCACCCGGGACAGATCATTGCCATCGGCACGGACGGCATTTGGGAAACACGCAACCCCGATGGCGAGATGTTCGGCAAGAACCGGTTCAAGGCCATTGTCAGAAAGCATGCGCACGGCACAGCCCAGGAGATCCTTGATGCGGTTTTCGAGGCCGTCCAACTCTATTCCGGGTTCGCACGACCTGACGACGACATCACGCTGGTTGTCATCAAGTACGGCTTCGAATCATTGTGA
- a CDS encoding peptidylprolyl isomerase → MKQIISRSLCLLILGCLLTVGGLNATTASAAPTNPVVIMETTKGTIFVMLDAKAAPISVTNFLTYVKAGFYDNTIFHRVIRSKQGMNIVQGGGFAPPMQNKRALAPPIKIEDTNGLSNVEGTIAMARTGNPNSATSQFFFNVKDNLALDAVKAGYGNKIQRHGYAVFGKVIRGMQVVEEINKVPTSRRGMFEDVPKQTVILKRAYLAN, encoded by the coding sequence ATGAAACAAATCATAAGCCGCTCTCTTTGTCTCCTGATACTGGGCTGCCTGCTGACCGTGGGTGGACTGAATGCGACGACAGCTTCGGCTGCTCCGACCAACCCCGTCGTGATCATGGAAACCACCAAAGGCACCATTTTCGTGATGCTGGACGCCAAGGCCGCACCGATTTCCGTGACCAACTTCCTGACCTATGTGAAGGCCGGGTTTTACGACAATACCATCTTCCATCGGGTCATCCGCTCCAAGCAGGGAATGAACATTGTCCAGGGAGGCGGCTTTGCCCCACCCATGCAGAACAAGCGCGCACTGGCTCCGCCCATCAAGATCGAAGACACCAACGGACTCAGCAATGTTGAGGGGACCATCGCCATGGCCCGAACCGGCAATCCCAACTCGGCCACGAGCCAGTTCTTCTTCAACGTCAAGGACAACCTGGCGCTGGATGCTGTGAAAGCGGGCTACGGAAACAAGATTCAACGCCACGGCTACGCGGTGTTCGGCAAGGTCATTCGCGGCATGCAGGTCGTGGAGGAGATCAACAAGGTCCCCACCTCACGCAGGGGAATGTTTGAAGATGTTCCCAAACAGACCGTGATCCTCAAGCGCGCCTATCTCGCCAACTAG